Genomic window (Cucumis sativus cultivar 9930 chromosome 2, Cucumber_9930_V3, whole genome shotgun sequence):
ttttaatttacaaaattattcatCTTAGGAATTTGAATGCTTACATAGTGCATAAGAAAACAATGAGTTAgaaattgggagaaaaatggatttctttgaaaaacaaaaagataaatatatatataaatgtgaaacaaaactatcaaaacttaatcattttttcattgtCGATAAAAATGTTCCAAAGTTAGTTAATGTATTAATCAAActtaaattagaagaaattagttttatataaaaattcaatcttatttataaaattaaaaaaagaaaaaggtagaGAGAGTGAGTGTCGGCGAAGGAAACAAAATGTGAGAGCGTGTGGGGACCAGCATTGCCAGTTGGACGTAAAGAAAAGAACACGGAATCTGACTgcttatatttcttttccccACCCCAATCCAACGGCTAGAGTACCCCACCTTCCTTTCACCAAAGGGAAGCGACTGGGCCCTCTCTTTTCATACCGTATACTACGGTTCTCCCTCCTCacaaaataacaacaacaacaataataacaattaaacttcctttttctctccttCCCCCACTTCCCTACTTCTTAGCTGTCTCTCtttattcatataaatattgtcGGCTCCCCCCCATCCCGCCTACACTCTACAAccccaaaataataataataataataataaacacactCACCATTTCTCTTCAACACCTTCCTTTTCCTTTAcactcaaattaaaacaaaacgaAACTACACAGTGACACCAAGAAAATACACAGGGGAAAAACCCCTTCAAGTAAAGaatattcttgtttttttctctttttctcccaattatatttatatatataagaagaaaaagaaaacccatcttttactttttacccCATCTCATTCCTAATTtaacagagagagagagagagagagagagagaaattccaaaaaaaaaaaaaaagtaaaaaatatatatatatatatatttttttttttttttttaatttacggGTTTTCCGTGATTATAGCCATAATACGATAAATACCATCTAACAAACTTCTTCAACCCGGTTTGCAAATCAGTGGTCGGTTTATACCCGAGTTCCCTCCGAGCCGAACTAATATTCGCATGAGTAAACGGAACGTCGCCGTTTCCTGGCATTTCCACCACATTCTTCTTCGCTTTCACCTTCAAATGTCTCTCCAAGATACTCACTAGCGTCGGTACTGTCACCGGCGACGTATTCCCCAAATTGAATATTCTATATGGCGCCGCTCCGGTTTTCTTCCCACCTGAACCTGTACTCTTCCCCGACGTATCCAACGAACCCAAACACCCTTTCACAATATCATCGATGTAAGTAAAATCCCTCGCCAAATCCACCCGGTTCTTCCCACGGAATACTGTAATCGGCTTCCCTTGTAATATATTccttgtaaaagaaaaatacgcCATATCCGGTCTTCCCCAAGGTCCATACACCGTGAAAAACCTCAACCCGGTAATCGACAACCCGTATATATGATTGTACGTATGTGTAATTTCCTCACCGGCTTTTTTGGTAGCCGCGTAAAGACTGGCGGGTTGATCGGTTCGGTCCGATTCGGAAAAGGGGACTTTTTCGTTAAGGCCATAAACCGAACTGGAAGAAGCCCAGACCACGGCGGGTTGAGGGTTAGCCGATTTACAAGCTTCAAGAAGCGTAACTAAACCGGCGATATTACTATGTACATAGGAATTGGGATTTTCCATGGCGTAACGAACTCCAGCTTGTGCGGCTAAATGCATCACGTGAGTAAAAACGACGACATCGAAGAGTTTATCCAATAATCTAACGTCGTTAATATCGCCGTCAACGATGAAAATCCCGTGATTGGAGAGAAGCGATTTCCGTGCCTTTTTCAGCGATGGGTCGTAATAAGAATTGAAATTGTCAAGACCGACAACGCCGTCACCGCGTTTCTTTAAAGCGAGTGAAACGTGTGAACCGACGAAACCTGCAGCGCCGGTGACGACGACGGAGAAGCCGTTGGTACGGTGGGGTTGAGCGGAAATACGGACTTGTTTTTCCCATTGGATGCCACCCCAAGAGGCGGAGAAATAGCGGCTACCGGAGTCGACGAAGGATTGGAAACTTAAATAGGAGGCGGTTAGAGCGATTAAGAAGAGAGCCCATAAGAACATGGTGCTGGTGGAGGCGAAACATCGGTGGAATTGACGGTTCATGGGGTGGTTTCTGTCGATCTTGAACTTTCCGGGTGTGGAAGGGAAAAGTTCGTCTTCAAGAGAGGGCATTTTTGCaagaatcacaaaatataggGGGGATTTTtgttagaacaaaaaaagaaaagaagaagaagaagaaagaaagaaaaatgggggAAATTTAGTGCAGatgaataaagttttttttttgcatctGCTAATTTGAGGAAGGGAAATAAGAGGGTTATATATAGTGGTAACCCACGTTTGAGTGAATACGCGTTAAAAAGGACTGCCAGAGAggatgcatttttgtttttgtttatttatttatatatttatttatttatttgttgttattattattttcttcagtGACAGACAGATGGGAAATAGGgggaattttaattttaatcaaaacacaagaaaattcaaccaattacgacttttatttatttatttattatatattatgtataaattttgaattctaattATGAACTAAAGGGattaaattccttttttttttttaaattatagagatttagtttctaatttagttttataatattatgtttcAGAGAGATATGGGGGGTGTTAATGGCAATCAAAGGAAGGATGGGTTTAGGGTATAACTATTTTGGTTCTGTTTCAatgatgttttctttttccctatAAGAAaagtattcttttttatttcatactTCGAAATAAAGCATTTGGAATTCTAcattcaaataagaaaagtaaatgtttgaattttgttttatttttgcatCATCAACAAGTTTCatattaggaaaaaaaaagtagtgctttttacaatttctaaTACCTTAATTTTCGAATCTCATTTTAGTCCTTATTTTcgttctattattttaaatttttgtttttttgtccgtctttatattttttacttttattcatTGGGGGTAAGTACacctttcaattttacttaattttggcaattgaaaaacataaataacaaaccaaaaccgtattaaaatttgtttttaattgaaaaaaataaatttcaatccctcttgaaaaattatttataaaatatagcaaaatcaaatcaattaaatttctctttgaagaattataaaaaagatacaTTTTACCTCACTACTTATATTAGAacaatttattgttattattaaaattggataaaCTTAATCTCTGGACTTTGGTTGAATGGattgtatttagttttgattttctttctcaaataatcTTTATCTTGCAAACTCTAGAaatttgaagagagaaaaaaagaagaagacataaATGGTATactaaattattgtattatctTAAGTAATTGATTAGGTGCATTGTTTGTGGATCAAACTTGAAAAgagtaattacaaaatttgtatAGATATTgatgaagagaaaatgaacaTATTCGACATATAATAAGAAGTATTTAATATGACATCAGAAGTATGCAAATTTAGTGGAATAGAAGGAGTAATTTGCAAATaggataaataaaataaaaagaaaaagaaaaaaaagatagagtatgatatatttaattatggGTAAAATGTGGGGATGGATTTGGAAAGGACGATAACATGGGCGCCGTTCCGATTGGCTGTTTTATTacccaaaaaaataactcaCTCACTCCCAcgaaatttattaaataaacaaaactaataaatcaCTCCAACCAATTtcgataattaaaaaagaaaaaagaaacaaaagggtTATTACCGATGACCGGAAGAAGCGGGGGCCAGTGGAGGAGAAGTTAGGAGAGTTGACCGGATGAAGACTAAATTTGGAATGACTTTCTACAGACCGCGTTACCCGTCCAATAGgtgattttacattttgtttttattttcctttacttttctatttttacgATTACATGTTCTTCATTCCTTTCCACACTCCATActctattttcaaaagaaaaagagaaaaaaaaagctttgtGACACAGgttattgtttttgtgttttcgaaattaattttactatgcaaaaatagtaaagagtttatgttaaaattatttttctaatcttACGATAACTGTtcgatataattaattatttactataattgtcatattcacaatatgtaaaaaatacGTGTTATTcactgtttttttctaaataaattttgtaggatgtaattttttttttcatgtcttatgattattttgcatttttttaaaatataaatattgaattcttaattatattttaatatataaaaatatctgatttgaaatttgaaagtgaaaatagtgtttataaacttaatttttaaaaataaaatgattatgaaattagATTGTGACATTTAAACTAACTATTGACTATTGTGCATTTGTATTGATATTTAATGtctacttttgaaataataatttgtatctTATCCATTGAgttatattgaattttgataaacATTATATGCatctatttacattttttttctttattggaTGCATATAAGAGatttataacattattaattaaatcacccaacttttataaatgaattaatcaAGATTcttatttaagattttgttgatgtatttaacttataataattgatttaCTAAACACAGTATAAAAGTTGAATTGAAATAATCGTATGAATGGATTTGagaatatatacatataaataatgtGAAAATAGTAATTAGTAGTTAAAAACAATAACGACCGAGATTTTATCGATAGCTATAAACGAAATTaacaacataaataaaaagataattagaATGAATAGATGGAAACTACAATGTAGCATAGCTATATTTGGGgaataaaatgaataagatTAGCATTATTATGTTGTAAAGTTGTGaggtttcatttatttattttacaaaccATGTTAATGTTGTAAAGTTGAATTgtgtataaatttattaattaagaagattaataaattgagaaaagataaaaaatgaagaaaagaaatgaacaaCTCAGCAAATAGAAGTAGTGGGATCCACAATGTGACACAACATGATtgatctcatttttattttatatatatagaaaatttgagcCCTTCATATTATAGATAGGATGGGTGGCAGTGAAGATCATGGGAAcatgctctctctctctctctttctcttctcattACAAATGGAAGTTTCttggaattttctttctaatgtCTAagtattttataacttttttgttgGAATGCTCAAAACTTTGCTTCTCAATTCTAATCAATTTATGGaatagaaataaacaaaatattatttgaaatgtaAACAATATTAACAAAAGCATATGGGAGTGGTGAAGGTAGGGAAGTAAAGACAAAACATGCTAAAAATACTTCACTTATAGAAGCGATTcgagataataaaaaaattaacattcgTGAATTATGAAGATGTAGAAAAATATCGAATCCAAATCTCGAACGTGGGTGTTACATTAataatatgtaactaaaatgtttttatctttgaatttaagttttgatttttctttttgtataatattttgCTACCTACTATATGGTATACTAACTTTGAACCTAAGTTTAGGTAATTACGTTTATTTACACACTCAAACTTATATTATCTTGTGGATGAGAGctattttgtttctcatgTAGTCTATAATTGGATCACCGAGATATTCACCTTCTTGTATTTGAAGCGTTGTTTGGTATGAACCTtgctaattaaatttaattcgtttctttctttgaagaaattttcatactttttttaggttttaacGTTTGTATATGGTTAGAAAATGTTGTTAATTTTACTTGGATAGGAATTGATGTTTggcaaatattttattttctttctttgttatatgtttttgttgaatgaaattaaagaCAATGATTACAATTGGTATTACGAGACTAAATTATGCCATTCTTATTAACTAAGCTTTGTAttagttattttctttatatttcaatttatacccttgaaaatatttttaaaatattgatcgATTTATGgtggaaaaaaatgtaatgtctctcatttttaagattttagctaaagaattaagaaaaagattataaaataaatttggtttaagAACATAAATCCAAATGCAATGGTTACAAGATGGACCttgataattaagtttgatttaattaattagcatgctttaaatctttaaataaaatacatttttccaACTAAAACAAAGCATTCATTGCATCATTGTTGACACTTTTATATTTCCAATTCTTATTTGTATAGAATGTACCATTTTCCATCCTaaatataaagttattaatttgttatttatctaGTCGTCCCATTTCTTAATCTCATTGAATacaaaattaggaaaattatGATCAACACCAAGACTTGAAATATAACAAGCATCCTACCTATGAATTCAATTTAATCGTAtcgataaataaaatttagacgATTAAATGGtctttgttattaaattttgaaaaatcattacaaaaacaattcactaaaagataaaactcGTGTTGTAAAAACGAAACACAACATTATCACAAATACCTAAAAAGTACGTacaatactaaaaataaataagcaattaagaaaacaagaaattattcaaaattattcaatatctccaatttctcatttaatttGGAATTTCAAAGAATAGGTGTCGTATAAGACTCATAAAACACCACTTGAGGTGGATTACACGGACACTAAGAGTTAGTATCTTCAAGATATATATGACAATCTAGAAATACGTGGATTAAGTGAAACGTTACATTTTAATAACGAACACCTATTTAATAGTATTTATAATAACGTGTAATAGTTATCctagtatttaaaaataaaataaagcttTTTAATGCATAAGTTATCGTcaaatagattttatatttgcaattaaaaagaatagatttttttatatatatatttaggttggttattaaaaagtaaaatttgagattatttgtaaatagatatgtaattttcaaaaacaaaataattatgatatagaatttgaagataaaaagatgatgatgtgTGAAAAGGAATATTAATAATACTTTTCTTTAGAATAAGAATATTATCAAAAGTTATATGATGAATAAGATTAGTCTTACATTGTAGCTTGAGAGATAGAGTGAACTAATGGCCATTTTAGAAAGTGACAATATTCAACATTAAATTAGTATTACtatgaatttcttttattctaaatataattattttttattttaattatgtgtGGGGTTGACCTCCAAGAATTTGAATATTAGTGGTGGATCATTCTAGAAAGTGGTAATATCTAATTGAAGTAATTAAGTCTaaaccaataatttaaataatgtgttactaattaattaaaagtttgcaATTTGCATTTAGCTTTTTAATTGCAACCAAATATAAGAGCTTATAAAGTCCACCTCCATGTGGTTTGatgttgaaattaattaaattatattgtgAGGACTATTTTGCAAATCAAATACTTGCATTCTTACCTTTCttcttaaaagaataattgaaaaaatcaagTACCTAATCACTGTTAATTatcttattaaaaatgtttgttgtTTCAAccattatttactatttaccTATTacctttctttatttaacctataaaaaataattaactactAACGTGTCTTTCGTGATTCTAAGGTTTAGAAATCTGCACTATATAAATGCTTTAACCTCAGTGACGTTACtctctaataaaaaatttctctatagTTCGTACATAGACCTAATAAACATACCGTGATAGTGAACTagatcttttttatttctcttacgtttttcttattcttcatttgttgttttttcacAACAAACACGTCTAAATCTTgatataaaatcaaactttttctcgctttgatttaatttagtGAGTgtgattatatttaaaagtttaaaatataatatttaatggAAATATCGATGaagttattgataaaatgacgATGTTTGAAATAgatatttatgaataaatttataaaaacacaGTTCAAAAAATCagtttaaattagtaaattattgttttatgttGTTTAAACAGGTTTatataattactattatttatgtttcgtggtctttttacaaaataaaatgtataatttaatctttaagTTTGATAAGTCTAAATAGACGGTGTAAAACCTATAATCATTAGGAgagatatatatgtattcaTGGATTATTGACATTTATACGAAAGATAGATCTAATATAAGTATGTTGAATATATAAGAAGACCTCATACTTTGGTTCATCAAACCTATGGTTGTAGTGAAATGGTAAACTAGAAGATAcatgacatttaatttatctttgcttgttttcaaaattttaactagCACACATTAATTCTTAATtgactttaaatttaatcaagtGACTAAGACACAAAAGAACTAGTCTTGCATAGTTTCTTTGTGGAAATGTATGTAAGACCACACTTATAGTTGATGCAAGTTTGAACGGTTCAAGTGGATGTAGTAGTAATAAGATCAACGAAACATTTTTTGGCCACTTCAATATCATTGACTAATGTTCGATGTAATGCTTTGAGTTTTGAAGGAAAACATGGATGAATCAAAATCATATATGATAACAAAATGCACTCCTTTTTGTAATGATGTAATCATAGGAACTCAAAGCGTGTTTATCTTGAAGTAATATTATGTTGAGGTGAATTCTATACAAACCATCGATTCTATATGAAAATGGCATGGTCAAGTTTCCTTACCTCacttattcttaaaaaaaaaaaaggtcaaatATCAATCATACTTCTAAGCTTTGaaaattgtataattaaaacctaaaatagGGTGAGCATTGACACTCGAAAAATCGATTTGAACGAATGAAATCACCTACACTAGATGGTcggttttattaaaaatataatcgatggtcaatttaattaaaatatttttaaaaatcgaCCAAAATCGATCAAAACCAATCAAAACTGACCCACTGAACATCGTTGTCGATTTTTCTTAGTATAAGCTGACTAGGTCGATTTTcgatttcaatatttttgtaccaaatatttgaaaaaaaaaggacaaataggaaaaaaaaaaaagaggtaaaTATTCACAACCAAATTTAACTAAAGTAAgaatgatttcaaataaaaaaacattttaaagaaaaaatcaaattgatgaaaataaaaccCTAACTTTGTAATTAggagggaaaaaaacaaagaaacaaagtggctttctttctcaattctgtattctttcaattttagagTTCATCTACAAATTCTGTTTAATCTGTCGTTTCTGATTCTTCATCGTCTCAACTTTGCATTATCGGGACAAGAAAGCCATCTGGTTCgtctcaattttgtttttatcctTCTTTTGAATTCACTTTTTGCGTATTTGGGTCATCCATGGTTCTTAATTTGCTgatgaaaaactattttgttttgggGTTCTTTGGTTTTATGATATGgggttttttattctttcgtCCCATGTTTTTGGTTTCGCTTTTACAAGCTTATGGAAGTTTGGAAGCTTGCTTAAAACATGAATTTTTTGGCTTCTCCTAAGCCTCTGTTAATGTTAGGCTTGTAGAAGAGTCAattgttttgtgatttttctaATCTCTTCGTATGGTATACGGAATTCTTTGTTTATGCCATTTCGGTTTTTTATCTTGAACATTTGTTTACATTATGGTAACTTGAACGAGTAAGTTTGGGAGTGATTACGTAAAATACTAAACTTGTAAGATTCCTTTTGCTTCCTGATGTAGCCTAAATGATGAAAGGAGAGGTATCTGTAAGAATAAACTCAAAGTGGGAATCAAAAGTTATGAATACAAGAAGGCAATCCCACTAGTTATAGAGAATTGTAAAGGAAACTAATCTTAATCTCAATCAATTAGAGAAACCAATCCTAATCTTTATAAACTAAGGAAACTAGTCATAATCCTAATCCAATCAATTAAGAAAACTATTCCTAATTCTAATCAGTTAAGGATTTAATTAAGATAACCTAACTTACTCTAATCCTTTCAACATCACTCTCCTTCTGTATTTAGTTATTAGAGAAATCAATGGTAGTGAatccattttcatttcctttttccaaTCATGAGTGGCCCCAATTTGGATTCATTGATCGTTTTCTGTTTGGAAAACATGTTCCTGTATTGGTTGCTTTGTTTGGATTATACTTATAATCTGGATTATAGTTTAAAGGAATGGTGTTTCAGCTTTTTCTTTGATGCTTCCCCTTCAAATCAGCTTCACTGGTCACAATTTGTGAGGTACTCATAGAGTTGAGATTTCATTAGAGTTCTGAAGATGGATTTGCTCTAAATTGGATTATGTTCTGCATGTGCCAACTGCTGAGCCATGAAATTTTTTCCAGGCCTGGTGGATAAACGATATGTTGTTTGaagttttcaaactttatttgttactttttgtTTCGGTTTGGACGCAATAAGAAAGCTTTTTCAGAATGTTTGTCTCACATTATTTCTCGTGTTAAACTGTCGAGTGGAAATTGGTGTTTGATATGATTTCAGGAGGATCAATGGATTGACAGTTCTTTTTAGTTGTTTTACCCAATGCCCTCACCTTTACTCTTTCGCTATTGGAAACAAATGCTCTTATCTCACAATACCTTTAGTTTACTTTTCCTCTGGTAGTCTGTTTTTTACTTCCAGTCCAGAAGTGCTCTTGGCTGAAAGGGAGTTAGATGAGTTAACTACTTACTGCCCCTTCCCATGGTCTTGTGTTACTTCAAGGCCCATGGATTGCAGCACTTGGTCTTTTGAACTTTGGAAGGTGAAAGTTTAGAAGATAGACAGACTTTTTTCCTTGTTTGTTGTGTTACGGGAGAATTTACTTCTTGCCTGCTGTACAGAAACTTTCCTGCTTTGTTTTGGCCTTTAGGCCTCATTGGAGTGCATTATCTGTAAATAGGCTTTTGATCATACATTTTTGGAGGTGTTCGTTTTAGGCAGTTTGTTGGAGCTAATTCCTATTTGCCTTGGACTTGAGTAGTTTGGCTCTCTTTCggaaaaaaggagaaaaaaaacaaaagtttcatTCACAAGCAGGATTCTTGGTGATCCTCTGGAATATAAAGTCGAAATAAAAGTGTTTTTAGGGAGTTGGAGGCGAgcatctttatttatttatttaacttttagagAGACAAACTATTGATAGACAAAATGCTCACCATAGGTGGATTACAAGAACAATTGACCTCTCTTTAGTAAAGAAGAAAGACTATAATCTTTGAAGAGGTGTGAGGATTTACACCAATATTAAACCTTTTAGAAAGAACCAGATCAATGAAACCCTTAAAAGAACCAcaagtttgattaattttccACTTGGTGGACCATTATATTAGAATAACTAGGATTAGAAATACAACCAATGATCTATTTTTGACGTAAATGGTCAAAAGCTTTAACTTGAAGGATCACCTCAAGAAACCCTAATCATCTTATCAAaggttttctttctctaaagCAAGCTTAAGAAtcaaactctttttcttttgagcaCTTCAATCATCAATAGTCTCATTGTAATAGCAGAGGCATTTAGGATTTGTCTCCCTGGTACAAATGCATAGAGTTGCTTGTCTTTCAACTGGTTTGGCTGGATTTTAAGACTTGATTATTCTTTAAGAAATAACTTTCTTCTCTTATAATTATCGAGTACTTACTTGATTTAGTTAAAAATTATGTCCGTAAGTGTGTTTCTGTCTTATACATGTTTTTTAGTTCAAGCATCTAGCTGTGCATAAAAGTGTGCATATCCTTTGAAATTCGTGCAGTGAAACCAGTGCTTGagataaatcataaatatagaTGTCCTCGAGGGAAACACTTCAACCACTATACAATGGGCGTCCTGTTAAGGCTCCAGGGTTGATGCGGCATGGTCCGTTTCCTGGATCAGATTCTGCTGTTGGTCACAAGTCTCTTGAATTACTAGAGGACAAATTAACTGTACAGACATCTGACATAGAAAAACTTGCAAGGGAAAATCATAAATTGGCAACTGCTCATGTCACTTTGAGGCAAGAGCTTGTAGGCGCtgagaaagaaatacaaacCGTGCGGGCACATATTCGAAGCATTCAGACTGAAAGTGATATTCAGATGAGAGTATTGCTAGATAAGATTGCAAAAATGGAAGCAAGTATTGAAGCGGGAGAGGGGCTGAAGAAGGACTTGCAGCAGGTCCACATGGAGGCCCAAGGCTTGGTCAAAGACAAACAAGAATTAACCTTCCAAATTCAACAAGCAACCCAGGAGTTGAATAAAACAGAGTCGGATATTAAGAATCTACCCAATTTACATGCTGAGCTCGAGGATTTGAGGAAAGAACACCAAAGGTTAAGGTGAGATGTATTTTGACATTTctgcttttcttttaaaatgtttcagTACCAACTATTTAGCTCAAGAATTATTTGGCCATTAACATAATTTagactaaaatcaaaatactaaattctttgtcattacttttttttcttctttttatactAGAAACCAATTTTTTCCACCAAGAAGCAAGGGCGGATTTATTAAGGGGCCAAGGTGCCCCCCTTACATTatcgatttttgtattttaatattaattttgaagtgttaaattacaatacatattaaatttaactttccTTTTCAGTTGTGAGTTCAAATCTCATCtactacaattatttttacgaaaatgtttttcttccaaaaagaaaaaaaaaactcatatataaCCCAAAC
Coding sequences:
- the LOC101214888 gene encoding UDP-glucuronate 4-epimerase 1, which produces MPSLEDELFPSTPGKFKIDRNHPMNRQFHRCFASTSTMFLWALFLIALTASYLSFQSFVDSGSRYFSASWGGIQWEKQVRISAQPHRTNGFSVVVTGAAGFVGSHVSLALKKRGDGVVGLDNFNSYYDPSLKKARKSLLSNHGIFIVDGDINDVRLLDKLFDVVVFTHVMHLAAQAGVRYAMENPNSYVHSNIAGLVTLLEACKSANPQPAVVWASSSSVYGLNEKVPFSESDRTDQPASLYAATKKAGEEITHTYNHIYGLSITGLRFFTVYGPWGRPDMAYFSFTRNILQGKPITVFRGKNRVDLARDFTYIDDIVKGCLGSLDTSGKSTGSGGKKTGAAPYRIFNLGNTSPVTVPTLVSILERHLKVKAKKNVVEMPGNGDVPFTHANISSARRELGYKPTTDLQTGLKKFVRWYLSYYGYNHGKPVN
- the LOC101214083 gene encoding protein FLX-like 4; translation: MSSRETLQPLYNGRPVKAPGLMRHGPFPGSDSAVGHKSLELLEDKLTVQTSDIEKLARENHKLATAHVTLRQELVGAEKEIQTVRAHIRSIQTESDIQMRVLLDKIAKMEASIEAGEGLKKDLQQVHMEAQGLVKDKQELTFQIQQATQELNKTESDIKNLPNLHAELEDLRKEHQRLRVTFEHEKGRNIEQVEQMKATEMNLIALAREVERLRAEALNVEKRAYAPNAYSGAYTRLDPSYPPHMPGANGYIDIYGRSQVVMAPVVSGDSEISHSIDHGSAPAETSAGVAAPIGNTAAWETRFDPSIPRR